GCAGATTGAATTCCTGCCGAATAACCACCGGATCGAAATAGCACACCCACAGCGTTCCCAGCCCCAGTTCAGTCGCCGCCAGGATGATATGGTCGGCAACAATGCTGGCATCAATATCCACGCTGTTCTTATTGTCATATGGCCGTACCCAGGCGGCTTGATGATCGCCGGCCACAATAATCGCCAGCGGCGCGCCATACACATTAGCCCCTTTTTTGAGTTTTGCCAAACTCTCCTTCTCCCGCACAACAATCAACCGGCTTGGCTGATTGTTCTTGGCTGAGGGCGCTACCCGCCCAGCTTCCAGTATCTTTTGAAGTTTTTCTTCCTCCACCGGTCTCTCTTCATATTGGCGCACCGAATAACGCTTCTTTACCAATTCTAAAGCACTCACGGCAATCCCCCCACTATTTTTGTTATGGTATTGAAACTTACCCCTGGCTAACATAAAAGGCGCGGATCTCATACAAAAAGATCAGCGCCTCTAGTCTTTATCTAGTCGGACACACCTAGTACCTCATCTGCATTAAAATCTCTGCTAATTTAGCGGTCTTTTTCCGCCCTGCTTCGTTGTCGTCACCTTGCAGATTCCCGATATGCGCGGCTCCTCCGCCTCGCAGGCCAAAAAAATCCTCGCTAAATTAGCTATCGTTTTAACACAGATGAGGTACTAGTCAAAATAAATTTGATTCCTTTACAGATAATTGTACTGGAATTATTTAGTGGTGTCAACATGATTATCAGAGCCGGCAGAACTGTTAGCCTGCAGGGCTATACCGCATAGCTTTCCAGTAGCACCGTTAGCCCATAATAAGATAAGATAGGATGTATGCGACACAGGCGCCAGGATTACGCTTCTTTTTCAGCGAT
This window of the Methylomusa anaerophila genome carries:
- a CDS encoding nitroreductase family protein — encoded protein: MSALELVKKRYSVRQYEERPVEEEKLQKILEAGRVAPSAKNNQPSRLIVVREKESLAKLKKGANVYGAPLAIIVAGDHQAAWVRPYDNKNSVDIDASIVADHIILAATELGLGTLWVCYFDPVVIRQEFNLPAHIEPINILGVGYAAGEAKSPDRHNEARKPLNEIVVWESY